Part of the Arthrobacter globiformis genome is shown below.
CCATGTGGGACAAGATTGCGCAGTGTGAATCGGGCGGCAACTGGTCCATCAACAGCGGCAACGGATACTACGGCGGCCTGCAGTTCGACGTCCAGACCTGGATTGGCTCCGGCGGGGGCGCCTACGCTCCGAACGCCAGCCAGGCTACCAAGGCACAGCAGATCGACATCGCCAACCGTGTCTATGCCGACCGCGGCCTTCAGCCGTGGGGCTGCGGCTGGGCAGCCAGCAGCTAGCGGCCGGCAGCAACCGCTGGCGCAAGTAAAGCCTCGCCGCTGCGGCAGCTGACCACAGCCGCGGCGGCCGCGAAGGCCGGGTCCGGAACCTCGGGCCCGGCCTTCGCCGTCCCCGTGCACATATGGCCCCTTGCCATATGCGGCGCCGGGATAGGATACCTAGGTGACTGACCCGACCCCCTCCGCCTCCGGCACTGCGCCCGCTCCACTGTTCGGTGCCTCCGATATCCGCAGGCTGGCCGGGGAGGTCGGCGTCCGCCCCACCAAGACGCTCGGCCAGAACTTCGTCATCGACGGCAACACCATCCGCAGGATCGTGGCCACCGCCGGCATCGGACCCGACGAGACGGTCCTCGAAATCGGACCCGGGCTGGGGTCGCTGACGCTGGGGCTCCTTGACGCCGCCAAGGCGGTGGTCGCCGTCGAAATTGACCCCGTCCTGGCTGCGAAGCTCCCGGAGACCATCCGGCAGTGGCGGCCCGACTCCGCCGATGATTTCCACCTGGTCCTCGCCGACGCCATGAAGGTGACCGAGCTGCCGGCCGAGCCCGCAGCGCTCGTCGCCAACCTGCCGTACAACGTCGCGGTGCCGGTGGTGCTTCACCTGCTGCAGCACTTCCCGTCGATCCGCCACGGACTCGTCATGGTTCAGGACGAAGTCGCTGACCGGCTGGCTGCTGGACCCGGAAGCAAAATTTACGGCGTGCCCTCGGTCAAGGCCGCCTGGTACAGCAGCATGCGCAAGGCCGGCGTCATCGGCATGAACGTCTTCTGGCCCGCGCCCAAAATCCAGTCCGGGCTCGTGGCGTTCACCCGGCGTGAACCCCCGGCCACCACCGCCCGCCGCGAGGAGGTCTTTGCCGTCATTGATGCTGCGTTTGCGCAGCGCCGCAAGACGCTCCGTGCAGCCCTGGCCGGGTGGGCCGGCAGCGCCGCCGAAGCGGAACGCTGCCTGGTAGCGGCCGGCGTCGACCCCACCGCGCGGGGCGAAGTGATCGACATCGCCGCGTTCGCGAGGATCGCCGAAGCCCGCGCGGCCGCGGACGCCTGATGGCGCTCCAGGGCGTGCGGGGGCGCTTCGCGGCACGGACCGTCCGGGTCAAGGCTCCGGGAAAAGTGAACGTCTCGCTGGATGTCGGGCCGCTGCGGCCGGACGGCTACCACTCCGTGGCCAGCGTCTACCTTGCTGTGTCGCTGTACGAGGAAGTTGCGGCCACCAGCACAACATCCGAGGGCATCACGGTCAGCATCAGCCCGGACAGCACGCTGGACCTCGACGGGGTGGACATCCCGCTCGACGAACGGAACCTCGCCTACAAGGCAGCCGCCATCATGGCCGATGTGTCGGAACACTCCACCGGGGTACATCTTGAAATCACCAAGCGGGTGCCCGTGGCAGGCGGTATGGGCGGCGGTTCCGCGGATGCTGCCGCCACACTCCTGGCCTGCGACGCGCTGTGGAACAGCGGCCTGTCCCGGGACGAACTCGCCCAGCTCGCCGCCGAGCTCGGAGCGGACGTTCCGTTCGCCCTGCTGGGCGGCACGGCCGTGGGGCTGGGCGTGGGTGATGAGCTGTCGCCCGCGCTGGCAAAGGCCCAGACGGACTGGGTGCTGGTGACGGCCGAGTTCGGGCTTTCCACGCCGGAGGTGTTCCGCACCCTGGACCGGCTCCGCGATGCCGAGGGCGTGGACGGCGACGAGCCCACGGCTGTGGACCCCAAGATCCTGCAGGCCCTGCGCAGTGGCGACGCCGATGCCCTGAGCCGGGTTCTGCTCAACGACCTCCAGCGGGCGTCCATCGAACTCGCCCCCGGGCTCCGGGACACACTGGGCCTGGGCGAGTCCTGCGGAGCCATTGCCGGGATCGTTTCCGGCTCCGGGCCCACCGTGGCCCTGCTGGCGCACAATCCAGAAGCGGCGGAGAACCTCGCCGGGGAGCTGCAGCACAAGGGGCTCAACGCACTGGCCGTCCACGGCCCCGTGCCCGGCGCGCGCATCATCTCCGATACGCTCCTTTAATACCTTCCAACCAATACATCAGAAAGCAGTTCCCCGTGGCACACCTGCTCGGCGGCGAGAACCTCACAGTCTCGTACGCAACCCGCACCGTTCTTGACGGCATCACCCTTGGACTCGAAGAGGGTGACCGGATCGGGATGGTCGGCAGGAACGGCGACGGCAAGTCAACGCTGATGCGGCTGCTGGCGCTGCGGTCCACCCCTGATTCGGGCCGCGTGACCAAGCGCAGCGAGGTCAACATCGGATACCTGGACCAGAGTGATGTACTCGACGGCGACCTGACGGTTGGTGCCGCCATCGTCGGCGACCAGGCTGACTACGAGTGGGCGCGCAATCCGCAGATCCGCGAGGTCATGGGCGGACTGGTGTCCGACGTTGACTGGCACGCCAATGTGCACGCACTCTCCGGTGGCCAGAAACGGCGCGTGGCCCTGGCAAAGCTGCTGATCGAAGACCATGACGTGATCATGCTCGACGAGCCCACGAACCACCTCGATGTCGAAGGCGTCGCCTGGCTGTCCCGGCACCTGAAGACCCGGTGGCGGGCCAACCAGGGCGCGTTCCTCGTGGTTACCCACGACCGCTGGTTCCTCGACGAAGTCTGCAACAAGACCTGGGAAATCCACGACGGCATCATGGACCCGTTCGAAGGCGGCTACGCGGCCTACGTCCTGGCCCGGGCCGAACGCGACCGCGCCGCGTCGGTGATGGAAGGCAAGCGCCAGCAGCTCGTCAAGAAGGAACTCGCCTGGCTGCGCCGAGGCGCCCCCGCCCGCACTGCAAAGCCCAAGTTCCGGATCGAGGCAGCCAATGCCCTGATCGCCGACGTCCCGGAGCCGCGCGACTCGATGGCGCTGAGCAAGATGGCCACGGCACGCCAGGGCAAGGATGTGCTCGACCTCGAGCACGTTTCCCTGGACTTCCTGGGTGGCGACGCAGGGCAGAAGCTTTTCGACAACATCACCCTTCGCCTCGCACCGGGCGAGCGGCTGGGGCTGGTCGGTGTCAACGGCGCCGGCAAGACCACGCTCCTGAAACTCCTCAACGGCGAAATCCAGCCCACCTCCGGCAAGGTCAAGCGCGGCAAGACGGTTGTCACCGCCGTACTGACCCAGGAGGTCAAGGAGCTCGACGACGTCCAGGACCTCCGCGTCATCGAAGTGATCGAACGCGAAAAGCGGTCCTTCAATGTTGGCGGCAAGGAATTCAGCGCCGGTCAGCTCGTGGAACAGCTGGGCTTCACCAACGAGAAGCAGTGGACCCCGGTCAAGGACCTCTCAGGTGGCGAACGCCGACGGCTCCAGCTGCTGCGCCTCCTGGTGGGTGAGCCGAACGTGCTCATGCTCGACGAACCCACCAACGACCTCGACACGGACACCCTGGCCGCCGTCGAAGACGTCCTGGACGGCTGGCCGGGCACGCTGGTTGTGGTCAGCCACGACCGCTACCTGCTGGAGCGCGTCACGGACCACCAGATGGCTTTGCTGGGTGACGGCAAGATCCGCGCCCTGCCCCGCGGCGTGGACCAGTACCTCGAACTGCGCGAAGGCACCCTGGCCGGCTCCACCATCACCGGCGGCGGCAACCCCGTCACCGGTGCCAGCGGCAGTTCGGCGCCGGCCGCCACCTCCGGCGCGTCCGAAGCCGAGAAGCGCGACGCCCGCAAGGCCAAAAACCGCATCGACCGCCAGCTGGGCAAGCTGACGCAGCAGGAAGACAAGATCCACGCCCAGATGGTCAAGAGCACAGCCGACAACGACTTCGACGCCATGGCCGAGCTGAACAAGAAGCTGAAGGCCCTGGCCGAAGACCGCGAAGCCCTGGAACTCGAGTGGCTCGAGGCCCTGGAAGTCCTCGGCGAGTAGGCGGTTCCGAGTTTTTGTACAGATATTGGGCGCTAAGGGGCTCGGAAGTCCCATTATCTGTACAAAAACTCCACCAGGTGCGGAGCAGGGCGGAACCCAGACGACGGTCTGCCGGACTATGCCTCGCTGCGGAGTTCCGGGTCCTTTTTGAGGCCGGTCAGGCCGTTCCAGGCCAGGTTGACGAGGTGTGCGGCGACGGCCCGTTTGTCGGGCTGGCGGGCGTCCTGCCACCACTGACCCGTCATCGCCACCATGCCCACGAGCATCTGCGCGTACATGGCGCCGTCGGCTGCGCTGAACCCGCGGCGGGCGAATTCATCGGACAGGATGTATTCAACGCGCGCGGTCACGTGTGAAAGCAGCGTGGAGAAGGCGCCTTCGGGCTGGGACGGGGGAGCGTCGCGCATGAGGATGCGGAAGCCGTCGGTGCGTTCCTCGATGTAGGTGAGCAGGGCCAGGGCAGCGCGCTCCACGAGGACCCTCGGCTTGGCCTCCTGGGTGAGTGCGTCATTGATGGCGGCGAGCAGGATCCTGAACTCGTACTCGACGACCTGCGTGTACAGGCCTTCCTTCGAGCCGAAGTGCTCGTAGATCACGGGCTTGGAAACGCCGGCAGCGGCCGCAATCTCCTCGATGGTGGTGCCGTCCAGCCCCCGCATCGCGAAAAGGGCCCGCCCTACTTCGACGAGCTGGGACCGCCGCTGGGGTCCGGTCATCCGCGACCGGGGGATGCGGCCAGCGGCTGCGTCGGGCCTAGCTGGCAGGTTCCCCGGACCGTCAGTTGTCCCTGTGCTGTTGCTCACGGTCCAATCATGCCTTATGTCAAGCGGCGGGCAGGGGCGGCGGCGGGTCCCGGCGCGGTGCCCCGACCGTCGCCGGCGCACCGGATGAGCCGCGGTCGCACGAGCGTCAACGTTCGTGGCAGAATTGGTTCTCGTGCCCGGGCTTAGCTCCGGGCATGGTCCGCCCTGGTGTAATGGCAGCACCCCGGCCTTTGGAGCCGTGGAGTATAGGTTCGAATCCTATGGGCGGAACAGCTGCATCAGAGGCGTCCAGTAGGATGAACCCTGTTGCCGGTTCCGGGCACGGGCCCGGACACCGCCGCGCGGGCAGCCGCGGATGCAGCACAGCGCAACCGAGCAAGGAGAGCCCGTACGTGAGCCCCGAGAAGTCCGGCCCAGCCGCCGTTATCGTCCTAGCTGCAGGTGCCGGTACCCGGATGAAATCCCGTACCCCGAAAATCCTCCACGAAATCGGCGGCCGCTCCATGGTGGGCCACGCCCTGCTCGCCGCCCGCAGCATCAGCCCCGAGCGCCTGGCCCTCGTGGTCCGGCATGAGCGGGACCGCGTTGCAGCCCACCTCAGGGAACTTGATCCCGACGCCGTGATCGTGGACCAGGACGAGGTCCCCGGCACCGGACGCGCCGTCGAAGTTGCCCTCGAAGCCCTGGACGCCAAGGAGCCTGTGGCTGGAACCGTCGTAGTCACCTACGGCGATGTCCCGCTGCTGACCGGCGAAATGCTCGCCGAACTCGTGTCCACGCACGAGCGCGAGGGCAACGCGGTCACGGTGCTCACCGCGATCCTGGACGACGCCACCGGCTACGGCCGCATTCTCCGGGGCGAAGACGGCACGGTCACGGGCATCCGCGAACACAAGGACGCCACCGACGCCGAGCGTGCGATCCGCGAGATCAACTCCGGCATCTACGCCTTTGACGCCGTTGTCCTCCGGGACGCCCTCGGCCACGTCACCACCGACAACTCGCAGGGTGAAAAGTACCTGACCGATGTCCTCGGGCTGGCCCGCGAGGCAGGCGGCCGCGTGGCCGCCGTCGTCACGGCCGACCGCTGGCAGGTGGAAGGCGCCAACGACCGCGTCCAGCTGGCCGCCCTCGGCGCGGAGCACAACCGCCGGATCGTGGAAGCATGGATGCGCGCCGGTGTTACCGTCGTTGACCCCGCCACCACCTGGATCGACTCCACGGTGACCTTGGCGGAGGACGTCCGGATCCTGCCCAACACCCAGCTGCACGGCGCCACCACGGTGGCGCGGGACGCCGTCGTCGGCCCCGACTCCACACTGACGGATGTCAGTATCGGTGAGGGCGCCAAGGTAACCCGGACCCACGGATCCGGCGCGGAGATCGGCGCGGGCGCCAGCGTTGGCCCCTTCACCTACCTGCGCCCGGGAACGGTCCTGGGCGAGACAGGCAAGATCGGCGCCTTCTACGAAACCAAGAACGTCAGGATCGGCCGCGGCTCCAAGCTGTCCCACCTGGGCTACGCCGGGGACGCAGAGATTGGCGAGGACACGAACATCGGCTGCGGCAACATCACCGCGAACTACGACGGCGAGAAGAAGCACCGCACGGTGATCGGCTCGGGCGTGCGCACCGGCTCCAACACAGTATTCGTCGCTCCGGTCACGGTGGGGGACGGTGCCTACAGCGGCGCCGGAGCCGTGATCCGCAAGGACGTGCCCGCAGGTGCCCTGGCGCTGTCCATGGCAGCACAGCGCAACGCCGAGGGCTGGGTCGCGGCCAACCGCCCCGGCTCGCTGTCTGCGGAACTGGCAGAAGCCGCCGCGGCCCGCGAAGGCCGCAATGAGACCTCAAATTCCCCCGCATCTACAGAAGAGGGCTAGCAACCATGACCGAAATTACGGCTCACGGCGAGAAGAAACTGGTGCTCGCCGCAGGGCGTGCACACCCGGAGCTTGCCCGGGAGATCGCCAAGGAGCTGGGCACGGAACTGCTGCCTGTGGACGCCTACGACTTCGCCAACGGCGAGATCTACGTCCGCGCCGGGGAGAGCGTCCGCGGAACCGATGCCTTCGTCATCCAGGCGCACCCCGCGCCGCTGAACAACTGGCTCATGGAACAGCTGATCATGATCGATTCGCTGAAGCGTGCCTCCGCCAAGCGGATCACCGTTGTTTCGCCGTTTTACCCGTACTCGCGCCAGGACAAGAAGGGCCGCGGCCGCGAGCCGATCTCCGCCCGTCTTGTGGCCGACATGTACAAGACGGCCGGCGCCGACCGCATCATGAGCGTGGACCTGCACACCTCGCAGATCCAGGGCTTTTTCGACGGTCCGGTGGACCACCTCATGGCCATCCCGCTGCTGGCGGACTACATCCGTACCCGGGTCAGCGCCGACAACATCACCGTGGTCTCACCCGACACCGGCCGCGTGCGTGTGGCCGAGCAGTGGGCCGAGCGCCTCGGTGGCGCTCCGCTGGCATTCGTCCACAAGAGCCGCGACCTGACCGTGCCCAACCAGGCCGTGTCCAAGACCGTGGTAGGCCAGATCGAGGGCCGCACCTGCGTGCTGATCGACGACATGATCGACACCGGCGGAACCATCTCCGGCGCCGTGCAGGTGCTCAAGAACGCCGGCGCTAAGGATGTCATCATCGCCGCCACGCACGCGGTGTTCTCCGACCCCGCCGGCAGGCGCCTCTCCGAGTCCGGAGCCCGCGAAGTAGTTGTCACCAACACGCTGCCCATCCCCGCTGACAAGCGCTTCCCCGAGCTCACCGTCCTGTCCATCGCGCCGCTCATCGCCCGGGCCATCCGTGAAGTGTTCGACGACGGTTCGGTCACCAGCCTGTTCGACGGCAACGCGTAAGGCCGCTGTTTGAGCTGGGCCCACGCTCAGTGGGCTTGTGGGGACCAACCCCGGTTTCGACAAGCTCAACCACCGGGGCCCGGCCCGTTTTCAGTAAACAGGCCGGGCGCTGGTAAGCTTTGTCCCGATACCTTGGCGAGGGAGAGCACCGGAAATCCGTATGCGCGGAACACCGGATTGCTGGTCTCCGTTATCGACTGGGTCTGAATCACCCTTCTGGTGGGGCCGCCTTCGGGCCGCCCAGCGTTGAAGGTCACTCCAGACCTCCGCCCTTGCTGAAACAATAATTGCTACCAGGAGATTCATATGTCTGAGCAGAAGCTCGCAGCAGAAGCCCGCACCGAATTCGGCAAGGGCTTCGCCCGCCGCGCCCGCATGGCCGGTCAGATCCCCGCCGTGATCTACGGCCACGGCGCAGAGCCCATCCACATCACCCTCCCCGCCAAGGCCACCACCCTGGCCGTGCGCACCGCGAACGCCCTGCTGTCCCTCGACCTCAACGGCGAGGGCCACCTGGCCCTGGTCAAGGACATCCAGCGCGACCCGATCAAGCAGATCATCGAGCACATCGACCTCCTGACCGTCCGCCAGGGCGAGACGGTGACCGTGGACGTTCCCGTTCACCTCGTCGGCGAGCTGGCTCCGGGCAACGCCTACAACCAGGAAATGACCGTCATCTCCCTCGAAGCTGAGGCAACCCACCTGCCCACAGCCATCGAAGTCGACATCGAAGGCCGTTCCGCCGGCCAGCACATCCACGCCTCCGACCTCGTGCTGCCCAAGGGCTCGGTCCTGCTGGCCGACGCAGAGGCGTTGGTCGTCAACATCTCCGAGGCCACAGCAACGGCCGCAGAGGGCGAAGCCGAGGAGGGCGCCGCGGCAGCGGCTCCGGCCGAAGCAGCTGCTGCCGAGTAATTCGGCACAAGACCTTCCCGCGCCACACAGGGCGTGGACCGGTGGCCGGGTCCTTTTCGGGCCCGGCCACTGCCGTCCCTGCCTGCCCCGCATGCATGCAAAACCCCCGCCTTAGGATTGATTCATGACTGACACTTGGCTGATCGTAGGCCTTGGCAACCCCGGACCCGAGTACAGCGGCAACCGGCACAACGTCGGCCAGATGGTGCTGGACGGACTGGCCGGGCGCATCGGTGGGAAGTTCAAGGCGCACAAGGCCAGGGCCCTGGTCCTGGAAGGCCGGCTGGGTATTGGCGGTCCCCGGGTGGTACTGGCGAAGCCGGGCACGTACATGAACGTCTCCGGCGGCCCGGTGTCGGCTCTGGCCAGGTTTTACGACGTCGAGCCGTCCCGCGTGGTGGCCGTCCATGACGAGATCGACATTCCCTTCAATACTGTGAAGCTGAAGATCGGCGGCGGCGAGGGAGGGCACAACGGTCTCCGGGACATCTCCAAGGCCCTCGCCACCAAGGACTACCTCCGCGTCCGGGTGGGAGTCGGACGGCCGCCGGGCCGGATGGACACCGCCGACTACGTGCTCCGGGATTTCGGCACTGCGGAAAAGAAGGAACTGCCCTTCCTGCTCGATGACGCCGCAGATGCCGTCGAGCTCCTGGTCAGGGAGGGCCTGACGGCCGCGCAGCAGCAGTTCCACACCGCCAAGGTCTAGCGCCCTCCGCCTCGGTGTTTCCTCCCCACCGCACGAACCCTCAAGGTCGCATCAAGGTCTGCGAAATGTGAACGCAGTGCCCTGTATCCCTGCAAAGTAACGGGGTAGTCTACTTTCTAAGCGGGGGAGGCGATGGAGCCTTTATCCTGCCGGGCGGGATGTAAGGAAAAAGTTCATGTCAATTGAGCCACTGAGCTGGGGACGTGGGTCTACGGCGGGCGTGCTTGCGGGACCGGCGGGCGTCGCGGGCGGAACGGACCTCCAACGATGGTCGGTTCCGGCGCGCAGCGCAGACCTTGAAGCCATCCGCACTGCCCTGACAGATCCCGAGTCCCTGGGCGTAGTTATCACAGGTGCCCGCGGTGTGGGGAAATCCTCGCTGGCGCGCACCGCCGTGGCTGAGCTGGGTCCCGACACCTGGGCGCTTCAGCTGCGCAGCCCCCTGACCGGCTCACAAACCTCGTACGGCTGCCTCGCCTTCCTCCTGGCCAGGCTTCCGCAGTCGGCGCTGGCTTCCCCGACCGCTATCCTCCAGGGCATCACCTCCCTGATCCGGTCTGACGCCGCCGGCCGGGATTGCGTCATCACCCTGGATACAACAGGCCAGATCGATGACATGAGTGCCGGCGTCATCCTGAACATCATGCTGACGCACACCGCCCGCGTCATCGCCATCGCCCCCAGCACCAGCGACCTTCCGGCGGACTTCCACTGGCTGCTCACCGACCGGCGGCTGACGGAAGTCCGGCTGGACAACCTCAACGAACTCCAGACCCGGCAGGTGCTGCTGACGCTGCTGGGCCACCGGGTCTCGGCCTCGCTCGTGAGCACCTACCACGCCATCGTGGGCGGCAATCCGCTCCTGCTCAAGGCGCTCGTCACCGAGCAGCGGCAGTCGGGAAACCTCGTCCTGTCGGATTCTGTCTGGACCCTGCGGGACAGGGTGGTGCTCGACGGCGCCACCGGTCTGGATGACATTGTCCGGTCCCGCTGGTCCCGGGAAGAACCGGAAACCCGCGAGGTCATCGAAATGCTTGCCTGTGCGCGGCGTGTCCCTCTGGCAAGGCTGACCGAAGTTTACGGCACCGACACCGTGGCCGACATGGAGGACGCCGGGCTGCTCACGGTCGGCGTCACAGGGGACCGCTGGGTCTCCCTGCGGGAGCAGTACCTTGGGGACGTGGTGCGGTCCTGGCTGAGCATCTCCCGCCGTCGTGAACTCCGGACCCTGTTGCTGGGCGGCCACGAACCCGAGTTGTCCGTGCTGAGCATGGAGGAGCGCATAGAGTTCGCCGCCTGGACCAGGGAATGCCAGGCCGAACTGAGCCCCGCGATGGCGGTGGCGGCCGCTGAGGCGGCGGTGCAGCTCTTTGACCCGCGGTTCGCGATCTCCTGCGTTGAAGGCATCAAGAAAACGGATGACGTCTGGGTCGAAGCACAGCTGCACAAGGCAACCGCCTACCTGCTGCTCGACCTGCCGGTGCAGGCCATGGCCGCGCTGGAGGATATTTCCCGGGTACAGCTGGACGCGCTCGAGCAGGAGGCCTTCGCCCGGGTCGTGGCAGCCAAGACCCGGGTCATGGTCTGGCTGCCGGAGCTGTGCGACAACGTGCCGGACGAGCTGGCAGCTGCCCGCAAGCGGCTGGACGTTGCCACCGCAGTGGCATCCAGCTGGCCCGATCCGTTTGGCACGGCCGCCAACGTCATCACGCTGGCCGAATTCGAATACAAATCGTTCATCGGCGACTACGCCTCCATGGTCGGAAAGCTGGAGGAAGCCATCGACCCCGAGGTCAACAAGGACCCCGGCTTCAGGATCCAGGCGGCGCTGATCCTGATGCACGCCTTGTCGGCGGTCGGCCGGGAAATGGACGCCCTCCAGCTGATGCGCCGCGTGGGAGGACAGCTTTCGGACGCAGAGCCGCTGACCGGACTGCGGGAGCGGTTCGCCATGACGGCGTTCAACGTGCTGCTGCAGGCCGGCCAGTGGAAGCGGTGCCTGGAACTCGTCGGCCCGCCCAAGGGACAGGAGGAGCGCCGGCTGGCCTACCGGACGTCTGCCACGGAACTGGCCGCCGGCATCGCCTACCTTTTTTCCGGCCGCGGCGCGGTGGCCCTGGATTCACTGCTCTCCGCTGTCGCCCAGCTTGAGCTCCGCCCTGTACTGAACATGCTGCAGGCCGCCTACGCCGCCACCGCCTTCGCCTACGCCCAGATCGGCAACGCCGGGCAGGCGCACAAGTATCTCGACAAGCTCCGCGGGGTGCGCGGGCACTGCAACTTCGGCACCATGTTCATCACCGAGTTCTGCGCGGACATGGCCGGACGTTGGCTGGGCGACACCGACGCCGTGAAACGTCTGCTCAAGGCAGCACACCGCGACATCGATGCGGGCCGGTACACGCTGGCGGGCATCAGCCTGCTCGGAGCGACCGTGAACGGGACGGATGAGGACTTCCGCCTGATGGAGGAGGTGGCGGGCCACCGCCAGGGGACCCTCTCCGAGATCTCACGCCTCATCGCCGTAGGCACCCGCACCAAGGACGCCAAGGTTCTTTTGGAAGGCGCGCACCTGTGCGCGGAACTGGAACTCGACGCCGTGGAGGCCCGGTGCGTTGCGCTGGCCGTCGACTTTGCCCGCCACTCCGGCGATTCCGCCTCCGCCCGTGTTGCCCAGGCCCGTCTGGACAGCCTCACCGCCACGGTGCCCAGCCTTCCGATCGTTCCCAGCAGCGGAAGCCCGCTCCTTACCGCCCGGGAACGCCAGATCTCCCGGCTGGCCGGAAGGGGCGTCTCCAACCGGGACATCGCCCTGGAGATGGGCGTATCAGTCCGAACGGTGGAGGGCCACCTCTACCAGGTCTTCACCAAGCTTGGCGTGACATCCAGAGGTGATCTGCCTGGCCTCGTCTAACAGCTCCCCAGCACACAGCGCTTCGTTCAACACTTCGTCCCACGACGTCGCGTCCAATGGCCGGGGCGCTAAACCGGAATCCGAACTCCGGCAGCTAACCGGCCGCCGTGAGGTGATAGAGCATGTCTGCACCGTCATCCGCAGCCGTGCCAGCCAGGCGGTCTACCTGATGGCAGGCCACGGTATCGGAAAGACATCCGTGACTGACGCCGTGCGGGAGAAATTGGCGGCAGAGATGACCGTGCTCCGCATCCACGGCAGCTCCTCGCTGGCGAAGGTCCCCTACGGTGTGCTGGCGCCCTACACCTCCGGGCTCGCCCCCGAGGAAGCCGACTCCCCGGTGGCGGTGCTACGGGCCGTCTGGGCCCACTTCCAGGAGCTGAAGGGAATCAGCGACCTCAACGGCCGCACCGACGCCCCCGTGCTCCTGGTGGTGGACGACGCCCACCACCTCGATGACGCCACGGCCAGCATGGTGGTGGACATGACCTCGGCCGGCTGGGCGACCGTGCTGGCAGCCGGGCGGCCGCGGCCGGGGCTGCCCCAGGCCCTGAACCAGCTCTGGTATGACGGCCTCGCCGAACGCATCGATCTCCGACCGCTCAGCGGCGAGCAGGTCAGGGAGGTAGTGGAACACACCCTCCAGGGGACGGTTCCCGTCAGCACCGTCCAGTCGCTGTGGTCTGCTTCGGGCGGCAACCCGCTGCTCCTCGATTGCCTGCTGAGTGATGCAACAGCCGCCGGAACCCTGGTCCAGCGGAACGGAATCTGGGTGCTGCTCGGACCGTTGCCGGCTGACGGACCCAGGCTTTCGGATCTCGTGGTGAAGGATCTCCTCCGGAGAACGCCGGAGGAGCAGGATGCGCTCAAGGTGATCGCTTTGGCCGAGCCGGTGCCCAGGCGCCTGATCGAGGACGTCTGTGGCGCCGGCGTCGTGCGTTCCCTGCTGGATAACCAGGTGGTGAGCGAATCCGCCGCAACGCATACCGAGCTGCGGCTCACCCATGCCATCCTGGGCGAATCAACGCGGCGCCAGGTGTCCGTCTCGCGGAGCCTGCAGTTGCGGCAGAAGCTTGATGCCCATCTGGATCCCGCCGCCGCAAGTGCCGAAGGCAGGCTGCGGCTGGTCGAATGGTCGCTGGAATGCGGCATGGAGGTGCCCGACCGGGAGCTGCTGGACGCGGGGCTGCTGGCCGCGACGACGTTCAACAACGCCGGCGCCCGGCTCATGGCCGGTCATGTGCGGACACCGGAGCTGCAGGCCCATGCGCTCTCAATCACCGCGCGGGCCAACTTCAATGAGGGGAAGTACCGCGAGGCCGCCGAACTCCTTGACGACTGCTGGCTCGATCTGGCGGGGGATGCGGAAGCTCCGCAGGTCCTCATGCTGAGGGCGTCATCCCACATGGCGCTGGGCAAGTCCGTGCCGTCGCTCAGGGCTGAATCACGCCACCAGCTGGCGGAGGCCGGGATCGCCCCGGACGATGCCTGGCAGGACAGGATCCACGGGCTGCTGGAGATGGCGGCCACCGGGGATCACGAAGGCATTAACGCTGTCATCACGGCGCTGGGGACCACGGACCCGGACACTGCGTCGGGCGTCGAGGCGACACAGC
Proteins encoded:
- a CDS encoding LuxR C-terminal-related transcriptional regulator yields the protein MSIEPLSWGRGSTAGVLAGPAGVAGGTDLQRWSVPARSADLEAIRTALTDPESLGVVITGARGVGKSSLARTAVAELGPDTWALQLRSPLTGSQTSYGCLAFLLARLPQSALASPTAILQGITSLIRSDAAGRDCVITLDTTGQIDDMSAGVILNIMLTHTARVIAIAPSTSDLPADFHWLLTDRRLTEVRLDNLNELQTRQVLLTLLGHRVSASLVSTYHAIVGGNPLLLKALVTEQRQSGNLVLSDSVWTLRDRVVLDGATGLDDIVRSRWSREEPETREVIEMLACARRVPLARLTEVYGTDTVADMEDAGLLTVGVTGDRWVSLREQYLGDVVRSWLSISRRRELRTLLLGGHEPELSVLSMEERIEFAAWTRECQAELSPAMAVAAAEAAVQLFDPRFAISCVEGIKKTDDVWVEAQLHKATAYLLLDLPVQAMAALEDISRVQLDALEQEAFARVVAAKTRVMVWLPELCDNVPDELAAARKRLDVATAVASSWPDPFGTAANVITLAEFEYKSFIGDYASMVGKLEEAIDPEVNKDPGFRIQAALILMHALSAVGREMDALQLMRRVGGQLSDAEPLTGLRERFAMTAFNVLLQAGQWKRCLELVGPPKGQEERRLAYRTSATELAAGIAYLFSGRGAVALDSLLSAVAQLELRPVLNMLQAAYAATAFAYAQIGNAGQAHKYLDKLRGVRGHCNFGTMFITEFCADMAGRWLGDTDAVKRLLKAAHRDIDAGRYTLAGISLLGATVNGTDEDFRLMEEVAGHRQGTLSEISRLIAVGTRTKDAKVLLEGAHLCAELELDAVEARCVALAVDFARHSGDSASARVAQARLDSLTATVPSLPIVPSSGSPLLTARERQISRLAGRGVSNRDIALEMGVSVRTVEGHLYQVFTKLGVTSRGDLPGLV
- a CDS encoding LuxR C-terminal-related transcriptional regulator — translated: MICLASSNSSPAHSASFNTSSHDVASNGRGAKPESELRQLTGRREVIEHVCTVIRSRASQAVYLMAGHGIGKTSVTDAVREKLAAEMTVLRIHGSSSLAKVPYGVLAPYTSGLAPEEADSPVAVLRAVWAHFQELKGISDLNGRTDAPVLLVVDDAHHLDDATASMVVDMTSAGWATVLAAGRPRPGLPQALNQLWYDGLAERIDLRPLSGEQVREVVEHTLQGTVPVSTVQSLWSASGGNPLLLDCLLSDATAAGTLVQRNGIWVLLGPLPADGPRLSDLVVKDLLRRTPEEQDALKVIALAEPVPRRLIEDVCGAGVVRSLLDNQVVSESAATHTELRLTHAILGESTRRQVSVSRSLQLRQKLDAHLDPAAASAEGRLRLVEWSLECGMEVPDRELLDAGLLAATTFNNAGARLMAGHVRTPELQAHALSITARANFNEGKYREAAELLDDCWLDLAGDAEAPQVLMLRASSHMALGKSVPSLRAESRHQLAEAGIAPDDAWQDRIHGLLEMAATGDHEGINAVITALGTTDPDTASGVEATQHAVAQALLAQTLVAAGRSHQAHAAAAAAGPFLPALSGGLYFFNEFVLTRLAISTLAAGNWESAEHELSGYPAERTEGASTFGGGIQALRGLGLLRQGQLERAYQVLLPAVEALRVNDPLQEFRFGSSLAFYAAARLGDTAQAKRLEQDFISARHASGPGCDAVAEAYAAAAAEYLDRKGSGLDRLRELAGSEAVTDHPGTKMECLILCSDLGERSLVQELAALATTVEGRWAAGWRQLAQAWASEDADVLMDTAAALEEAGLLNLAREAYARAGALLDAAGERRRARQAIAHREKCDQELGERFRESPFVASVPSVHLTRRERDIVELAVQGLSDREIAQHLMVSVRTVEGHLYRSYVKLGVRRRDELALALPKK